attatatataagattaatGAACATTGAACAATGTCCACGACTCCACATTCACTGTGCACCGTCAATCAAATGAAGCAatgtatcaaatatcaatatcattaaaataattagtctcaaacattttatactgatgtgtgttaatattacattttacttgtTATCTAACACCCAAGTTCCATTGAAACGTTTTCGTGATTTCGAGTCAAGAAtgaaactaattaaaaagtCGAATACCTAAACCTTTTGAAGAATTTTAACGTAAGCAGACACAgtgattttaattgtattgataatCTTGTAATGACTGACGATTTTTAGGAATAACAATATGAAGCTCGTTCATAAAGACATAGAAAAGGATGGCAAAGGGTttgtattaattacattaatatatttgcgGATGAAATCGTAAAATTGATAGTTAAATATTCTGTTCTAAACTATGTTAGGGTCGTTGTGCTCATACCCGAAGAAGCTGAAGATATGTGGCAggcctacaatattataagaaaaggAGATCGAATTCGTGCATCAACTATAAGGTATTGATTTGCTATCATTTATTTGCTACTAAAAGTTATTACAAATGctttactcaatttttttaattctatgtcattaaaataagttttattttgagGCTTAATTTATGgtaaatttatctaaatcacaattttaaatacataatataggtagtttaaattTAGCTATGTGATTAGAAATAATCTTCACAAAATGGATAATTTCATATGAATTTAAATCTTTGCTAATGATCTAAATTTGTTTAAGCCCCAGGAAAAATATCTTATTGATctttatataagattataaaatatattttagttttaaaatggtAACCTATCTTGTTTAACTACTGTACATAGTAAAGTACCTGTgacctacattttaaatttatttcaattggtatgcaatagatatttttataatactttatatgtaCTGTAATTTTACAGAAAAGTACAAAATGAATCAGCTACTGGATCATCCACTAGCCATCGAGTACGAACAACATTAACTATTAGTGTAGAGTCGGTAGATTTTGACACTCAAGCTTGTCTATTGCGGTTAAAAGGGAGAAATATTGAAGAAAATGAGTACGTCAAAGTAAgtgattatttttagattctgagagtaGCAATTTTATTGGTTGTACAAtgtactgttattttttttttgtgacctTTATAAgcagtttaaatatttcattcttCAACTTTTGATGGTGGTTACTGGTGACAaattgaatttagttggtacctCGGGGGATCAAATTGTTGATATTGATTTATAGGTGTTATaacttgttatattaaaatataggaatTTTTGTGATCTACCGCACAATTtagaatgtaatttataatctattaatttgtactatgttattttactattttaatcacTAGGTGGGTTTACCATTACAGTGAGATTCTTTTCAATTgccttttatattatgtgttaccagtacgaacaattaaatatttcactcatgatactattatactaaccgttttatatagtttttaaaatataatatatggtagatATATGTTGGCATATTGTATGAATTCcataatatatgcaatttatttaCGGCATAAATTTGATTAACTTAATGTATTACTAATATCAATAGATAAAAACATCTTTAGAAATGTAGGCTTGTTGACTGTCTCTGcttgtttttatatacaatgatttatcattgatataTTAAATGACGAGTTACATTCAACATCTACTATATAACAGTGTGACTttctggtgtttttttttttaaacatgtacctatactataattgtattttttagatggGTGCCTATCATACCATTGATTTggaattaaatagaaaatttactCTAATGAAAGAAGAATGGGACTCTATTGATTTAGGAAGAATTGAAATGGCCACTGATCCAGCACaggttttattaattatataatataaaattattattatttctgtgttCAAACAATTGTAAACcgtcaaaattattttagacagCAGATGTAGCGGCAGTCATAATGCAAGAAGGTTTAGCACATGTATGCTTAATTTCTGGTAGTCGGACAATAGTACGTGCCAAAATTGACCAAAATATACCACGCAAGCGAAAAGGAGATGTAAAGCAAcatgaaaaagtatttaaataaacatatctTCTAGAACACTtgattaattatcaaaaaaaaaaaaaaaatgtagggtattttaagatttttcgaCTTGGTGATGCAGGCAATATTGCGTCATATCAGATTTGATATTGTTAAGTGCACAATAATTGCAAGTCCTGGTTTTGTGAGAgatcaattttttgaatatgtgaTGCAAGAAGCTGTAAAAACAGATAACAAgacaattttagaaaataaatctaaatttataacTGCCCATGCATCAAGTGGGTTCAAACATTCTTTGAAAGGtaaattattgatgttttgttattaatagtttgttttttcattttgagatatgaaaataatataattttattatttccatgtattatgtatagttatatcACTTTTCAGATTTTTATGCAGTTTAAGTCTTACttctttttcattatattataacttttaattacttatataataaattgtacctatgtaattttacaattattttaaaatttctgtaaattgaaattaattttttctgtgtTTAAAAATTGATCAATGACAActagtatttatacatttttttagaagttCTATCGAATCCATCCATAGCTGCCAAACTTGAAGATACAAAAGCATTAGGTGAATTAAAAGTATTggataacttttataaaatattgcaatctGAATCAACTAGAGCTTTTTATGGTATCAATCATGTGGAAAAAGCTAATGAAGTATTAGGAATCGAAACATTACTTATCACAGATAGTTTATTTAGGTCAGTGTACTACATTTTATCCTACTATTATtgcttaaataaatgttttattgtgtAGGAGTCAGAATATTGCTGAGCGTAAACGTTATGTTAAACTAGTAGATAGTGTCAAAGAATCTGGGGGtgatgtcaaaatattttcaagcatGCATGTTACTGGAGAAcgtaagtaaatattatgttctatcatttacattttacacattataaatattttcatttatctaGAATTATCTCAAATTACTGGTGTTGCTGCCATACTACGATTTCCCATGCCCGAGTTAGAAGACGATGATGAAGAAGAAGATGATGATGACTCCGACGAATATACACCACTACCACCAAGTTGATGATCAAATGTTTGTTTTCATtaccatataaatactaaaaattataatttttttgaattattattatttaagttatagctagtttttaaatactattgtttTGATACGTTTATTTCAAAttcttaataattgtttgtatgtatgtaaacgaaatataaatatgaaatatcatatatttttgaaaattataacatgTTAACGTGTAAAAACacttgtaaatttataaattacctataaaacaagatactgaagttgaaaatcgaagcattatttcgactacttatcttACATTGTGTgccaactcaaaaaaaaaaaaggaaaaaaacacattgttaaaccaatacattcattgctcctctcagaatctaaaagttaaaacaagaaactattttaaatatcttttatttttactaaattctaGTTAATTCTATCTTCGTATATcagaaatgtaatatttttaatacaaaataactaaattttatacggatttttttatgttcaaatagcttaaaataatatgcatttacacATCAAAATAACTATGAAATATTTACCAACTCCCTTATATGCTCTTAAAactagttaaaatgtttataaaaaataagctCTTATCCAAATGATGCAAAAAAGTACCTTGAAATATATTcccataaaatttaaaatatagtattttaataaaatgcaaacaatttactatttgacataaataaacatttttaccatcaaaacttgtctcaatataaaaatgagcttttttgaatttttccaaaaaaatgtaacatttttaattttcagtattgaaatataaaaaagttatacctCACTTGTAACGCAAtccgtaaatatttatatcagtatgagtatttatttttctgttagtAATACTACTGATCGAACTAATTTTTGCTAAAAGcattttacatattaagtatattatacaataataattaatagctctTAATCCTTATAGACCAATAACAATGTATTACGGTAGAACGCTATGAATAGGTTTATTGTGTTATTggctttaaaaaaaacttcttaaagtaccaactagataaaATTAGCTACTGGAAGGTAGAAACTACCCTTGAAATAGAAGATCTAAGCATTTGCTCTAAAGTACAATctgtacacaaacacaaaaagttcatgttataaaactaatacatttatcaatcGAAAGATGAAAAGTTAATTTATGGAAGTAATTGTGTATTACTTTATATTGAAGGGTTCATACATTATTGTTTCATTCAAAcatatatgttaataataacatgttaggtggtataaatttataaatatttttggccGTTAAATCAAATGCTGTAAGaacatatttcttaatttacggacaataaatgtttctaaaagttatttaaaactagataagacatattattatgtattgtatcataatttttaacaataacatctatggattgaaaaattaaaaaatacttattattataaatttggataaataaaaaagtcttatcttttaactattaaaagatttattttttataaatttaaaaatattcataataatcaatCATAGAATTTACATCAATGTAGCAGCTTGTGCTCTTCTTGCTCTAATCTCTGCACGTTTATTTTCAACACTTGTTCTTTCATGGATACGTCGTTTGTATTTcagtaatttaatttctttttctcTCTTCATTCTACCAGACTTCatacttttatataagtttCTGTATTTCttttgaatcattttttctttaagGAGTTTCATTTGATTATGTTCACGTCTAAGTTTTCCTTTATTAATCACTTCTGGCATACCTAACTCAACCTTCATTTTTTTACgctaaataatcaaaaaaaaaattaaaatataagtatataaaagaataatatagaaGAAGTAGTTACTTTAATTTCAGCTAATTGTTCTTCAGTCATTTCACCATCAAATTCATCTAGATCCTCATCATCAGCATCCATGGTTTCGTCCTCAGATTCTTTTTTATCATCTTCAATGTCTTCAATATCATTATCGGAAATTTCGTCCAACAATTCTTGatctatagaaaaattaaaagttagttagcaaatgtttatttttacaatgaaataCATGTTACCTTTATTAACTATTACGGATGGGTCAGTTAAGGCTTTTTCTTCAGGTGGCACATAACGTTGTGTACGATATTCAACGGTAAATGGTGACAAATGAGGAGGTAATGGTgttccaataaaatatttttcaacaggaATAAGTTCACGTGCGTTTACACAATCAAACACCCACTGAGGCTGAATATAGTATctgtaaaataattaggtaggttattatgttgtaaaataGATAATTACTAATAAGGTATTTGTcgctattaaaaatacataataactagagttaggatgttgatgacttttgcattttttttccttttattctgtacaatgctatcctagctaaaaatttgtttcatgctcccttgatgaaaaatattctaattttattttgcatttttagctataaatgcatttttttttgtttttaacgtcatttttcaacatttttaggtcattttttcatcttttagggcactttttgtactttttatacaatgtggggcatttttcacaaattatagattttagggcaaatgttacacccaagtttggaaacaaatttaatttgtttaaaatctaactttggatttggactattagtaaaaaataattttaatattattattgtggggtttttgttactattacacccattattatatccatatctctaataaaaattattatttataaataagttttttcacttacttaattagtattttagataatttttaggtcattttttgaagtttttagaacatttttgcattttttatagggcatttttgtgtgttttttaggtcatcaacatcctaactctaataataactaatgttgataatattatatattacagcaTTATAGGAACAACAAAAGCTAGctcatttaatgttattataaatatactactataatataaaaactgtatatttgCAATACCTAGGACCAGAGGgtagtgtttaattttttagtaatcaaataattttgaagtaaGACCACAAATTACATAGTCAAAATGAAATCTAATTACCTTGAAATATACTGTTTCTCAAGATCAGGCCTGTCCACTATTTGATGAGTAATAGTTTCATCGGTTTCTGGAAATGTAGCACCTTCGGGGAATGTGGTTTCATCCCAAGACACTTGAGCTCCAAAACATCTGAGTGCAAATACTAAAGGCTCTCTGGGAACTTCTCTGTTTAAGAATACTTTAAGTCCTTCAAACAGTTTCTTTAATTTTCTTACTTTCTCATATTCTTTACGTGCTTCTTCAGCTTTTGATTCATCACCatcctaaaaaaattaaaggtttatttcatattcaatcatacatttaaattcatGTTATACCACAGCAAAAGTATCTAAATCTAACTCTGCGTCTGCTGGATCTTCAACATCTTCTGCAGTTTTCTGTAACGGTAAATTTAATGCAGCTACACGATCGCTTGTTTCATTTTCTTCTAAAATTTCTTCTTCAAGTCTctcagctaaaaaaaaattatattttagtaacattAATTATGCAAGAAGTTCAAATAATCACCATTGTATGAACCAAGTCGTGGAGGGTAGTATAGGTTTAAATTGTGGTAAAGACGGTAGTTCACAAAACCTAATGCAGTTGAGTAAAAATCTGCAAATGTGGCCATAGTATAAAAATCAACCTCTTGCTTTTTTTGTGGCTAAAAGAAagatcattgttattattacataaattgtagttgaacaaatatgaaaaatctTACTTCATGTGGATAATTGTGAGGGATAACCCAAGTAATAGCTTGGCCTTTTATTTCAACTTGAAAATAAATTCCTTTAATAGATATGAATACCTTGCGTAAAGCACGTGCGGCAATGCATACATGCATAAACTCAACAGTAAGGCGACGGCATAATGCAATTAAGTTTGGAGGAATACTTTTTAACTTTGGAAAAGTGGAAAACAAACAGCAAAGGGTTAAAGCGTCGTCCATATCGCGTAATGCATCAATGAACGTTGGATATCGTTCTTTCACTACATGATCAATGGCTACACGTGGGATGGTATTTGCATATCGTTTTATCAAATCTTTTTGATGCATTCCCTTGGCACGACGTAATCGATTCAAGTGCACctacaaatgaaatttttattaaaaacatgtagaatatatatttcatagacCGAACTTACTTGAAGATCGCGTAATTTCCATATCATAGGTTCGTGCAGAAGAAACAGTATATCTTTTTTCagatacaaaatatgaataccACTCTTTCCTCTCTGGGCTCGACGACGGTGAGCAGGTTCTCTTGGATAAATCCCCttgattatacatagtgtaCGAAAATCTTTCAACGATAGCTGGAGTTTATTTAAAGCTGCTCGCCTTGTGACATATCTAGCTCCCTCGCCGGATTGAAACTGtgcaaaatataaatgaatagcAATACATTATGACGTAATTATAAGTACTTTTACATACCTTTTTCTTCTGCATAGGCATTTTagcataaaacaaaaataaataataataactgaaataCTAGAAACGTAGAAAATTCATCAAAAAACGTGTTGGGTTGTTTATAAcgtaatctaaaaaaattaaaatggcaTAACCTCAAACGTCTCAAATTGATTACcaccacggctatagatagtattaaTCTGTGGTACAACCATGTTCTTATGGTTCTATGGTTTGGGTGTTGggactgttttttttataggcaaccaataatacaaatttatattcttatcaATGACTAGGCCAATATTGGCTATAATTGCttgtaaaaacttttaaaacttgatataaaatagtaatcaaTTTTCTATtgcgttattaatttatattgtttatttaacaaaattgttatgtattacttattataataatttgctattttgcaatttctattaaaataaaattatacaattcgATTTTACCGATTACTGATTAAGCACTGTGCGAAATTATCTTAGatatcacaaatcacaataactAGTCTGTGCCAAATACTATAtctatagtacattagtacctatttgTCTGTGGATTAGATGCCTCATGGTTAGATCATTTTGATATTtgctattatttactaatcattgTTTAATCATGCCTTCTGCAATTGAAACCAAAAATGTAACCAGAAGAGAAATTCTTGACATGATGAATGAAAAGGAAAAACTTGAACAACAATTGAAATCTCTTGGAGAAGTTTTGCAATCGGTAAACGGAAAAGTTCTTATTTAATTcctaatataaactaatttgatttaatttattacttttaaagtaatgttaaatattaaacatatatattcaaattttaaaatattgcatgTAATTTTAATGTCGGATTGCATaaacaatcactaaacatttaataaatctataatgaGTTGATGGTCCCTTAAACGTAATTTTTTGTcctattaaatttgattgaaCCTTAAATTTATGCAACCCGACATCAGGCATAATGTCTAaagacattatataaattagttatttagatTCACATTTGGCCATTTGTGGCCAGGAGAGCATCGTCTAAAAcgttctaaaaaaaatgcaaaatgcatcaATTTCCAAGCCCTAGTAATTACTGACAatagttcatttaaatattaaccttatagttattaatttcgTTTGCACTATATGTTACTTATTTAAACTAAAGTAAACTAACCAAGTACCATGTGATGATAGGTGAAGCACAGATTTATATGAGGTGATAAGATgtctttttaagttttaatatttaatacattttcaattttagcatAGAGTCGGCATGGACGAACCTTTAGTAGATGACCAAGACTTTCCCAGGAATGACATTGATGTATACCAAATAAGATTAATACGTAATCGTATCATTTGTAAGTAttgtattcttaaaataaatgtacttaaattTCTACTTCAATCTTGgtgatatgaatattttataactttacatagtttatacaaatcAAAACCCCTTCATTTTTCTTTAATCTAGTAATGTGGGTGTTGCAATTTTAAAAGGAGACATGTTTATTGtcttgtgtattttaatattaaaaaattgcatttaacaattttactcTTGCAAATAtctctattattttaatgacatagAAATTGGATGGAAATATAATCATTTCTTAATTCAAAAGaactttattagttttatagtaCTGGAATTTAATGCTTAGCTTATTTGTTTTAGGCACACGTAATGATTTAAAAGCCATAATGGACCgtattgaaaaaagtttaaatgcttattttacACAAAGCAACCATAATGAACCTGAACAACACATACATAATGGACATTGCAGTTTGAAACCAGATAATTAATAActcaacaaatatatattttgaatattataattatttgtatataccttaaatactatttatgaattataattttaaacttttacttataattaatatttgatca
This is a stretch of genomic DNA from Acyrthosiphon pisum isolate AL4f chromosome A3, pea_aphid_22Mar2018_4r6ur, whole genome shotgun sequence. It encodes these proteins:
- the LOC100169301 gene encoding protein pelota; this encodes MKLVHKDIEKDGKGVVVLIPEEAEDMWQAYNIIRKGDRIRASTIRKVQNESATGSSTSHRVRTTLTISVESVDFDTQACLLRLKGRNIEENEYVKMGAYHTIDLELNRKFTLMKEEWDSIDLGRIEMATDPAQTADVAAVIMQEGLAHVCLISGSRTIVRAKIDQNIPRKRKGDVKQHEKGILRFFDLVMQAILRHIRFDIVKCTIIASPGFVRDQFFEYVMQEAVKTDNKTILENKSKFITAHASSGFKHSLKEVLSNPSIAAKLEDTKALGELKVLDNFYKILQSESTRAFYGINHVEKANEVLGIETLLITDSLFRSQNIAERKRYVKLVDSVKESGGDVKIFSSMHVTGEQLSQITGVAAILRFPMPELEDDDEEEDDDDSDEYTPLPPS
- the LOC100165225 gene encoding pescadillo homolog produces the protein MPMQKKKFQSGEGARYVTRRAALNKLQLSLKDFRTLCIIKGIYPREPAHRRRAQRGKSGIHILYLKKDILFLLHEPMIWKLRDLQVHLNRLRRAKGMHQKDLIKRYANTIPRVAIDHVVKERYPTFIDALRDMDDALTLCCLFSTFPKLKSIPPNLIALCRRLTVEFMHVCIAARALRKVFISIKGIYFQVEIKGQAITWVIPHNYPHEPQKKQEVDFYTMATFADFYSTALGFVNYRLYHNLNLYYPPRLGSYNAERLEEEILEENETSDRVAALNLPLQKTAEDVEDPADAELDLDTFAVDGDESKAEEARKEYEKVRKLKKLFEGLKVFLNREVPREPLVFALRCFGAQVSWDETTFPEGATFPETDETITHQIVDRPDLEKQYISRYYIQPQWVFDCVNARELIPVEKYFIGTPLPPHLSPFTVEYRTQRYVPPEEKALTDPSVIVNKDQELLDEISDNDIEDIEDDKKESEDETMDADDEDLDEFDGEMTEEQLAEIKRKKMKVELGMPEVINKGKLRREHNQMKLLKEKMIQKKYRNLYKSMKSGRMKREKEIKLLKYKRRIHERTSVENKRAEIRARRAQAATLM
- the LOC100160416 gene encoding 26S proteasome non-atpase regulatory subunit-like isoform X1, with the protein product MPSAIETKNVTRREILDMMNEKEKLEQQLKSLGEVLQSHRVGMDEPLVDDQDFPRNDIDVYQIRLIRNRIICTRNDLKAIMDRIEKSLNAYFTQSNHNEPEQHIHNGHCSLKPDN